Proteins from one Desulfobacterales bacterium genomic window:
- the truA gene encoding tRNA pseudouridine(38-40) synthase TruA gives MSKKNFKLTIEYDGTNYSGWQRQKNDTTIQGEIEKAVFIITKQAITLIGSGRTDAGVHAIGQTANFICETRLNSNDFIRALNCLLPNDIVIKNCEEVSLSFHARFNVKNKTYLYRLINRPYPSAIGRNYCWSITKKINIDLMNKAGAYILGSHDFKSFEGSGSPRLSTIRNVLQSEFIQHDEELIEYRIKANGFLRYMVRNIVGSLVYIGLDRISTDEFKNILESKDRKKAPPTAPPQGLYLFNVEY, from the coding sequence ATTTCCAAAAAAAATTTTAAATTAACGATAGAATATGATGGAACTAACTATAGCGGTTGGCAAAGGCAAAAAAATGACACTACAATTCAAGGGGAAATAGAAAAGGCTGTATTTATTATTACAAAACAAGCTATTACCCTCATTGGTTCTGGGAGGACTGATGCAGGTGTTCATGCAATTGGACAAACAGCTAATTTTATTTGCGAAACAAGGCTTAATTCAAATGACTTTATTAGAGCTCTTAACTGCCTTTTGCCTAATGACATAGTAATTAAAAACTGCGAAGAAGTTTCTCTTTCTTTTCATGCAAGGTTTAATGTAAAAAATAAAACTTATTTGTATAGGCTTATTAATAGGCCTTATCCATCAGCTATTGGTAGAAACTATTGCTGGAGCATAACAAAAAAAATTAATATTGATTTAATGAATAAAGCTGGTGCCTATATTTTGGGAAGCCATGACTTTAAATCCTTTGAAGGTTCAGGAAGTCCAAGGCTAAGCACAATCCGTAATGTTTTACAGTCAGAATTTATTCAGCATGATGAAGAGCTTATTGAGTATAGAATAAAAGCGAACGGTTTTTTGAGATACATGGTAAGAAATATAGTTGGAAGTCTTGTTTATATAGGACTTGATAGAATAAGCACTGATGAATTTAAAAATATCCTCGAATCTAAAGATAGAAAAAAAGCTCCTCCTACTGCTCCGCCTCAAGGACTTTATCTCTTTAATGTTGAGTATTAG